In Haemophilus parainfluenzae, one genomic interval encodes:
- the gss gene encoding bifunctional glutathionylspermidine amidase/synthase has product MPERSANISTHDPFGSLLGYAPGGIAIYSSDYHTADEKEYPDDAAFRSYLGREYMGYKWQCVEFARRYLYLNHGMVFTDVGMAYEIFSLRFLRQVVNDALLPLQAFANGCKRKPEAGALLIWQEGGEFKHTGHVAIITEVLEDKIRIAEQNVIHSRLPSGQQWTRELPMTVSESGYFLHDTFDDTEILGWMIQTEDTEYSLPRPTPEKEKLEIHAEHIENNGQFEHKWLNEQNEFEAAYVKAMGGHKVSHSDQYRYFTISETAQHELIRATNELHLMYLHATDKVLKDDKLLQYFNIPKLLWPRLRLSWQNRRYQTITGRLDFCMDSRGLKVYEYNADSASCHAEAGEFMNRWAIQGGLNIGENPADGLRNALADCWKHSEATPLVHIMQDHDDEEDYHALFMRNALVQAGFRAKIIHGTEGLHWDSRGRLIDDEDNQVKTVWKTWAWETMLEQLREDATGMEVAPPIRTGYPEDKVRLIDVLLRPEVLVYEPLWTAIPSNKAILPVLWSLFPNHRYLLEAGFELTPELIKNGYAQKPIAGRRGDNVKLIGECKSVLDSKDGRFGKQESIYQQLWCLPKVEDQYVQVCTFTVGGHYGGSCLRSDPSLVIMGNSDMQPLRVLSDKDFLKK; this is encoded by the coding sequence TATGGGATATAAATGGCAGTGTGTGGAGTTTGCACGTCGCTATCTCTATCTCAACCATGGCATGGTATTTACTGATGTAGGAATGGCTTACGAGATCTTTTCTTTACGATTTTTACGTCAAGTAGTGAATGATGCCTTATTACCTTTACAAGCCTTTGCAAATGGTTGTAAACGTAAGCCTGAAGCAGGTGCATTGTTAATTTGGCAGGAGGGCGGTGAATTTAAACATACGGGGCATGTGGCGATCATTACCGAGGTATTAGAAGATAAAATTCGCATTGCCGAGCAAAACGTGATTCACTCTCGCTTACCAAGTGGACAGCAATGGACTCGTGAATTACCGATGACGGTTTCCGAAAGTGGTTATTTTCTGCATGATACCTTTGATGATACAGAAATTTTAGGTTGGATGATCCAAACAGAAGATACCGAATACAGTCTGCCGCGGCCAACACCAGAAAAAGAGAAACTTGAGATTCATGCTGAACATATAGAAAACAATGGTCAGTTTGAGCATAAATGGCTGAATGAGCAAAACGAATTTGAAGCGGCATATGTGAAAGCAATGGGTGGGCATAAAGTCAGCCATTCGGATCAATATCGCTATTTTACGATATCTGAAACAGCACAACATGAGTTAATTCGTGCAACTAATGAATTGCATTTAATGTATTTGCATGCCACAGATAAAGTTTTAAAAGACGATAAGTTATTGCAATATTTTAATATTCCTAAATTGCTTTGGCCTCGCTTACGTTTATCTTGGCAAAATCGCCGTTATCAAACCATAACGGGACGTTTAGATTTCTGTATGGATAGTCGAGGATTGAAAGTGTATGAATACAACGCAGATTCAGCCTCTTGTCATGCGGAAGCCGGTGAGTTTATGAATCGATGGGCAATCCAAGGCGGATTGAATATTGGTGAAAATCCTGCTGATGGTTTACGTAATGCATTAGCGGATTGTTGGAAACACAGTGAAGCTACGCCGCTTGTTCATATTATGCAAGATCATGATGATGAAGAAGATTACCACGCATTGTTTATGCGTAACGCACTGGTTCAAGCCGGATTTCGAGCCAAAATTATTCATGGCACAGAGGGATTGCATTGGGATAGTCGTGGCCGTTTGATTGATGATGAAGATAACCAAGTAAAAACAGTATGGAAAACGTGGGCCTGGGAAACCATGTTGGAGCAACTTCGTGAAGATGCAACAGGCATGGAGGTCGCACCACCAATTCGTACAGGCTATCCGGAAGATAAAGTGCGGTTAATTGACGTGTTACTTCGTCCAGAAGTTCTAGTTTATGAACCACTTTGGACAGCGATTCCAAGTAATAAAGCGATCTTACCAGTATTGTGGTCATTATTCCCAAACCATCGTTATCTACTAGAAGCAGGATTTGAATTGACACCTGAGCTGATTAAAAATGGTTACGCACAAAAGCCAATTGCAGGTCGCCGTGGTGATAATGTGAAATTGATTGGTGAGTGTAAGTCGGTGCTTGATAGTAAAGATGGTCGTTTTGGTAAGCAGGAGAGTATTTATCAACAGCTTTGGTGTTTACCAAAAGTGGAAGACCAATATGTTCAGGTCTGTACTTTTACTGTAGGTGGGCATTATGGTGGTAGCTGTTTACGCTCAGACCCGAGTTTGGTTATTATGGGGAATAGCGACATGCAACCACTAAGGGTATTATCTGATAAAGATTTCCTTAAAAAATAA
- a CDS encoding nitrate reductase cytochrome c-type subunit, with product MKKSFIFMLALCSGLAFADAPQVANSIDKTAESIAPAFTNPYKDVGNIPVTFPHQPPLVPHSIRGLQVTKNANQCLGCHSPDVAPTTGAPRVPESHFLTRDGQKTEGTSPRRYFCLQCHVQQTNVNPIIQNKFETIRQMQGK from the coding sequence ATGAAAAAATCATTTATTTTCATGCTGGCTTTATGTAGTGGATTGGCATTTGCCGATGCGCCGCAAGTTGCAAACAGCATTGATAAAACAGCAGAAAGTATTGCACCAGCATTTACGAATCCTTATAAAGATGTTGGTAATATTCCTGTAACCTTCCCTCACCAACCACCACTTGTTCCACACAGCATTCGTGGTTTACAAGTGACTAAGAATGCTAACCAATGTTTAGGCTGTCACTCTCCGGATGTTGCTCCAACAACGGGTGCACCTCGCGTACCTGAAAGCCATTTTTTAACACGTGATGGACAAAAAACAGAAGGCACTTCGCCACGTCGTTATTTCTGTTTACAATGCCACGTTCAACAAACTAACGTGAACCCAATTATCCAAAATAAATTTGAAACTATTCGTCAAATGCAAGGTAAATAA
- a CDS encoding NapC/NirT family cytochrome c: MIKSSIQKVCRWLRSPSKMAIGGVILLTIIGTIVGTNLFNAGMATTNTEQFCSDCHTNDVVPEYQASIHFSNRSGVKAICSDCHVPHEFIPKMVRKMQASTEVYAHFTGKVDTKEKFEKHRLEMAEREWARMKANNSQECRNCHNFNDMDFTQQKTVAQQMHALAQEQNKTCIDCHKGIAHNLPHMEKVQQSFIPADMLKANEKPADNKDAK; the protein is encoded by the coding sequence ATGATTAAATCAAGCATTCAGAAAGTTTGCCGTTGGTTACGCTCTCCGAGCAAAATGGCAATTGGTGGGGTTATTTTATTAACTATCATTGGTACTATCGTTGGAACTAACCTGTTTAATGCTGGAATGGCGACAACTAATACAGAGCAATTCTGTTCAGACTGTCATACTAATGACGTTGTACCTGAGTACCAAGCGTCAATCCACTTTAGTAACCGTTCAGGTGTGAAAGCAATTTGTTCAGACTGTCACGTTCCACATGAATTTATTCCAAAAATGGTTCGTAAAATGCAGGCATCGACTGAAGTTTATGCTCACTTTACAGGTAAAGTCGATACTAAAGAAAAATTCGAAAAACATCGTTTAGAAATGGCTGAACGCGAATGGGCGCGTATGAAAGCGAATAACTCACAAGAGTGCCGTAACTGCCATAACTTCAATGACATGGACTTTACTCAACAAAAAACCGTGGCACAACAAATGCATGCACTTGCACAGGAACAAAACAAAACCTGTATCGATTGTCACAAAGGTATTGCACATAACCTTCCACACATGGAAAAAGTACAACAAAGCTTTATTCCAGCGGATATGTTAAAAGCAAATGAAAAACCTGCAGATAACAAAGATGCAAAATAA